ATTACCATATTCGGATTCGAGTAATGTTGTATGATCATCCACAAAAGCTTCGGTAGGAAAATTATTCAATACACCACCATCATTATGCGGATCCCCATCAATATCCGTCGAACGATAAACTATAGGAAAGCTTGCTGATGTTTTAACTGCCTCACTTACTTCAAAATTTGGTGAGCGTAAAAATGAAAAATAGCGTGTTTCTCCTTTACGTTTATTCGTAGCCGTTACCACCAACTCTTTCCCTATGCCACATCCAGGACATTTTTTTCTTATATCTTCTAAGGTTGCGAAAGTAATTTTTCCTTCTGGATAGGGAATTCGATATTTAGCAACGATTTCATTTAATTTATAGGCAATTGCATAATCAAGAGCTGTCTTTAACGAATGAGCTTCTGAAATTCCATTAATATTAATATCGAAATGAACTAAATGTTCATGTTTAAAATGTTTAAATAATTCTTCAATTTCAGCCGCTGAATAGCCTAAATAACACATTAAAGCCATAATGGCGCCCGCAGAACTACCCGCGAACTTTTCAGGATATATTCTGGCTTCATTTAGAGCCTTCCAAACCCCAATATGTGCAAAAATTTTTGCACCACCACCGCAAAGAACGATATTTTCAATATTAGGTTTTCTTTCTCTGACTAAAATCTCATGAGATTTTAAAAATCGAAATATTTCTATTTTTTTTGATTCATATAAGGGAACTATTTGTTTTTCTTTAATGGATTTGCTTTTAACTTTTTCCTCACCCAGCCATGGAAATAACCAAATCCAAATTCGAATATACCAAGGTTTCATTGAGACAAATCGCTGCATTTTTCGATAATCATACATTTTATCCAGACGTTCCTGCGGATCAGACACTTCTATAGATTGAGGGTGCGGACTTTTGCATACCGATTCAAATCTGATATTTTTTAAATTGAGCGTAATAAGCTGGTCGACTAATTTATCGGTAATAAAAATTCGTTTTGTATTTCCTAAAGGCTCCTGTTGTAAATCATTGTGGGCTTTGTACTTTGTTCCTGTTCCAGGTACTAGAAATTGATTGAAGCCGATCAATATTCCATGAGTCCCTTGACACATTTCAATTCCAGTCAATTGATAGTGAGATATTTTTTTCAGTGACAAATCGATATCGCTTACTTTCCAATAGTCTAAATACAAACCTTGGAACCAGCTTACTATTCTACCCCACCAAGACAAAGGGACCTCAGCAGTAAAACCTCGATATTCATTTACGGTAACACCTCTTAAAAATACCTTCGTTTTATCTTCTTGATGCGGATCTAAGAACCATTGCATAAATAGGGCTCTTTTTTCTTCACTTAGACGTGTGAAATCGAACATCATCTGCTCGTTGTCAAATAAATAGTTCCCTAAGGCAATTTTATTATCTGGAGGCAAGCCGTTGATTTGTAGACGACCTAAGTAGGCAGTAATAATAATTTTTTTTAATAAATCCAGATTTTTAGCATATTGAGCTGAGTCAGAGTCAAGCAACTGACTTATTACGTGTTGTGGTGTCATCACTTATCCTTAAGTTATGATAATCCATTAATTCATTCAGCAGCTTTATTTTATTTTGCAAAATTTCCTATTCCGCTTATATCTTCCTTTTGTTTAAGCTCCTGCTTTTCTTAATCACCTTATTCATTGTAGTGATACGGTTGGATGCCTAGCTGTTTTATTATTTTTAACCATCACAAATATAATTAACACAAATTTATCAGAAATTAAATAGCACTAATTAATCAAAAATTACACTTCTTCGTTTGAAGTAAGTAAGATTGACTTGAGACATAAAAAATAATTTTTTAAGATAACCCTGGGTAACTACTTGGGTTACCCTGAGCATTGAGATAATTAAGATTTTTGAATACTTTTTAGAATTTCTGCGACAACAAGTTCTGGATTTAATGATTGGGTGATGGGACGGCCTACTACTAAATAATCACTACCTTCCTTAATAGCTTGTTCCGGTGTCATCACTCTTGATTGATCATCATTTGCATCATCTGTAAGTCTTATTCCTGGAGTAACTGTAATAAATTGATCGCCACACGCCCTTTTAATTAGGTTAACTTCTTGAGCGGAGCTAACCACTCCATCTAAACCGGACTCTTTGGTTAAGATTGCCAGTTTCTTTACATGCTCCATGATCGGTGTATTTATGCCAATAGAAGTTAATTCGGTTTGATTAAAACTGGTTAAAACAGTTACTGCGATTAATAGAGGTCGATTAGCGCCATAAGCATCGACTGCTCTACGTGCCGCCTGCATCATGCTTACTCCGCCGGAAGCATGAACATTCATCATCCACACCCCTAATTCAGCCCCTGCCTTACACGCATTTGCAACAGTATTGGGAATATCATGAAATTTTAAATCCAAGAATACCTTAAATTGTCGCTTCACTAATTGTTTCACAAAATCGGTGCCAAATAGAGTAAAAAGCTCGCTACCTACCTTTAAAGCACAACTTTTAGGGTCGAGCTTTTCAATTAGGCTTAAAGCAGCATGCTCATTATCAAAATCGAGCGCAACAATTAATTTAGGTGTCATTTTATGCTACAGCCTCTTCTTCGTGCATTTCCAGGGCATTTTTAACCGCAGCAACAATTTTGATTTGTTCGGCTTCTTGCAAATAAGGATGCATAGGTAAACTTATTACCCGACTACTTGCATGTTCAGAATGGGGAAAATCTCCCAATTTGTAACCTAAATAAGCTAAGGCATTTTGTTGATGCAACGGTATTGGATAATGGACTGCTGTTGGGATTCCTGATTCGCTCATTGATTTTTGAAAAGCATCACGATTATTTACTTCAATTGTATATTGCGCGTAAACGCTTGTGTTATAACTATGAATATAAGGTGTTTTTACTAATGGCGAGAGCATCTGATCATAAGCCTTAGCAACCCTTTGCCGCATAATGATTTCGTCTGGGAAAAGTTTCAATTTTTCAATTAAAACAGCAGCTTGTATGGTATCCATACGTCCATTAATGCCTATTCGATTATGACAATAACGCGCATTTTGTCCATGAATTCTTATTTCAATGAGTTTTTGTGCTAAAACATCATCATTGGTAAAACAAGCACCAGAATCACCATATCCACCTAAAGGTTTAGATGGAAAGAAGCTAGTACATCCGATTGTTGATAAGGCGCATGAATACTTACCTTTATACGTTGCACCGAAACTTTGCGCTGCGTCTTCAATTACCGGAATACCATAACGAGCAGCAATAGCATTAATTTCATCATGATCAGAACATTGACCATACAATCCAACGGGCATTATTGCCTTAGTTTTACTGGTAATAGCCGCTTCCAAATGTTTGGGATCCATATTATAGGTAAGCGGGTCGATATCCACAAAAACTGGTTTGGCTTGGCAAAGGCTAATTACTTCTGTGGTGGCAAAAAAACTAAACGGAGTAGTAATAACCTCATCTCCAGGCTGAATTTCCAAAGCCATTAATGCCATTAATAAGGCATCCGTTCCACTTGAATTGACAATAACATGTTTGACACCTATAAAATCAGCCAATTGCTTTTCAAGCTCTGTAATTTCAGGCCCCATGATATATTGGCCATGATTCAAAACATTTT
This sequence is a window from Legionella cherrii. Protein-coding genes within it:
- the vpdC gene encoding Dot/Icm T4SS effector VpdC; this encodes MTPQHVISQLLDSDSAQYAKNLDLLKKIIITAYLGRLQINGLPPDNKIALGNYLFDNEQMMFDFTRLSEEKRALFMQWFLDPHQEDKTKVFLRGVTVNEYRGFTAEVPLSWWGRIVSWFQGLYLDYWKVSDIDLSLKKISHYQLTGIEMCQGTHGILIGFNQFLVPGTGTKYKAHNDLQQEPLGNTKRIFITDKLVDQLITLNLKNIRFESVCKSPHPQSIEVSDPQERLDKMYDYRKMQRFVSMKPWYIRIWIWLFPWLGEEKVKSKSIKEKQIVPLYESKKIEIFRFLKSHEILVRERKPNIENIVLCGGGAKIFAHIGVWKALNEARIYPEKFAGSSAGAIMALMCYLGYSAAEIEELFKHFKHEHLVHFDININGISEAHSLKTALDYAIAYKLNEIVAKYRIPYPEGKITFATLEDIRKKCPGCGIGKELVVTATNKRKGETRYFSFLRSPNFEVSEAVKTSASFPIVYRSTDIDGDPHNDGGVLNNFPTEAFVDDHTTLLESEYGNNLKVLAVKFDDGPERKAIDRVMDRVYRENIVLNWIYRLLTGVSDPASGWEKDRLKLRKYACQSIVINVDNVSTSSFTVEEKTRKKMIESGYKETINYLNMRYHKNEFDEYDNEEFMYETFSSLGELLSYCCYRGDRQWFDRVYQLLEESTAPNRVDLLKQAQELKALYFNSGSSSLNSPLHEDRPLTFFGNEISHTFSSAVRMENHKILLAVYPVFLKLSQSLLKDSTDKKIFDYARHSFLLKDPFACLEHFAKIRNETHLILHIVIQLLKELKKNPGKEVYDALSQVLDLLNGNKNMDKDEYFARWDLTFPQCLRMLRIWSKDSQINTRLLRSMSRKSEPLQTVVSGVYYEEDDSDEAFSFNM
- the pyrF gene encoding orotidine-5'-phosphate decarboxylase encodes the protein MTPKLIVALDFDNEHAALSLIEKLDPKSCALKVGSELFTLFGTDFVKQLVKRQFKVFLDLKFHDIPNTVANACKAGAELGVWMMNVHASGGVSMMQAARRAVDAYGANRPLLIAVTVLTSFNQTELTSIGINTPIMEHVKKLAILTKESGLDGVVSSAQEVNLIKRACGDQFITVTPGIRLTDDANDDQSRVMTPEQAIKEGSDYLVVGRPITQSLNPELVVAEILKSIQKS
- a CDS encoding DegT/DnrJ/EryC1/StrS family aminotransferase; amino-acid sequence: MQFIDLKKQYSIIETEILASIKNVLNHGQYIMGPEITELEKQLADFIGVKHVIVNSSGTDALLMALMALEIQPGDEVITTPFSFFATTEVISLCQAKPVFVDIDPLTYNMDPKHLEAAITSKTKAIMPVGLYGQCSDHDEINAIAARYGIPVIEDAAQSFGATYKGKYSCALSTIGCTSFFPSKPLGGYGDSGACFTNDDVLAQKLIEIRIHGQNARYCHNRIGINGRMDTIQAAVLIEKLKLFPDEIIMRQRVAKAYDQMLSPLVKTPYIHSYNTSVYAQYTIEVNNRDAFQKSMSESGIPTAVHYPIPLHQQNALAYLGYKLGDFPHSEHASSRVISLPMHPYLQEAEQIKIVAAVKNALEMHEEEAVA